One genomic region from Drosophila busckii strain San Diego stock center, stock number 13000-0081.31 chromosome 3R, ASM1175060v1, whole genome shotgun sequence encodes:
- the LOC108604215 gene encoding xanthine dehydrogenase yields the protein MTKTEANTSVLVFFVNGKKVTDANPDPECTLLTYLREKLRLCGTKLGCGEGGCGACTVMISRLDRASNKIKHLAVNACLTPVCAMHGCAVTTVEGIGSTRTRLHPVQERLAKAHGSQCGFCTPGIVMSMYALLRNANQPTMRDLEVAFQGNLCRCTGYRPILEGYKTFTKEFACGMGDKCCRMNGNGNGCGDEPATDDKLFERSEFQPLDSSQEAIFPPELQLTSAYDEESLLFRSERVSWHRPTTLEQLLQLKAAHPAAKLVVGNTEIGVEVKFKHFLYPVLINPTKVPELLEVRETEESIYFGAAVSLMDIDALLRQRIEELPEEQTRFFQCAVDMLHYFAGKQIRNVACLGGNIMTGSPISDMNPVLSAAGAQLELASLDGGRRTVHMGSGFFTGYRRNVVKPEEVLLGIHFQKTTPNQHVVAFKQARRRDDDIAIVNAAINVRFKPDTNVVQCIQMAFGGMAPTTVLAPRSSQLMRDKLWNRELVEQVANSLCEELPLDASAPGGMIAYRRALVMSLFFKAYLAISRRLCDAGILTPDAVPSSERSGADSFHTPVLRSAQLFERVSSEQPTHDPIGKPKVHASALKQATGEAIYTDDIPRMDGELYLGFVLSTQPRAKIIKLDPSEALALPGVHGFFSAQDLTAHENEVGPVFHDEHVFAAGEVHCIGQVIGTIAADNQTLAQRAARMVRVEYEAVQPVVVTIEEAIEHKSYFPNYPIYINKGDVTQAMAEAELSYEGSCRMGGQEHFYLETHAALAVPRDSDELELFCSTQHPSEVQKLVAHVISIPSHRIVCRAKRLGGGFGGKESRGISVALPAALAAYRLRRPVRCMLDRDEDMLITGTRHPFLFKYKLGFTREGLITACDIECYNNAGWSMDLSFSVLERAMCHFENCYRIPNVRVGGWVCKTNLPSNTAFRGFGGPQGMFAGEHIIRDVARIVGRDVLDVMRLNFYKTGDYTHYNQQLEHFPIERCLKDCLKQSSFEQKRADVACFNRENRWRKRGLAVVPTKFGVAFGVMHLNQAGALINVYADGSVLLSHGGVEIGQGLNTKMIQCAARALDIPIELIHISETATDKVPNTSPTAASVGSDLNGMAVLAACEKLNKRLAPIKEALPKGTWAEWINKAYFDRVSLSATGFYAMPNIGYHPETNPNARTYNYFTNGVGISLVEIDCLTGDHQVLSMDIVMDIGSSINPAIDIGQIEGAFMQGYGLFTLEELMYSPQGMLYSRGPGMYKLPGFADIPGEFNVSLLTGAPNPRAVYSSKAVGEPPLFIGSAAYFAIKEAIAAAREEQGLSPHCELEAPATSARIRMACQDNFTQLINMPEAGSYKPWNVVP from the exons GTAACAGACGCTAATCCCGATCCAGAATGCACCCTGCTCACCTATTTGCGTGAGAAGCTGCGTCTCTGCGGCACCAAATTGGGTTGTGGTGAAGGCGGCTGTGGCGCCTGTACGGTAATGATTTCGCGCCTGGACCGCGCTAGCAACAAGATAAAGCATTTGGCGGTAAATGCCTGCCTGACGCCAGTGTGTGCCATGCATGGCTGTGCGGTGACGACAGTGGAAGGCATTGGCAGCACCAGGACACGTTTGCATCCAGTGCAGGAGCGTCTGGCCAAGGCGCATGGCTCGCAGTGTGGCTTCTGCACGCCGGGCATTGTGATGTCCATGTATGCGCTGCTACGCAATGCCAACCAGCCCACTATGCGGGATCTGGAGGTGGCTTTCCAGGGCAATCTGTGCCGCTGCACAGGCTATCGACCCATTCTGGAGGGCTACAAGACTTTCACCAAGGAGTTTGCCTGCGGCATGGGCGACAAGTGTTGTCGCATgaacggcaatggcaatggttGTGGCGATGAGCCCGCAACGGATGATAAGTTGTTTGAACGCAGCGAGTTTCAGCCGCTGGACAGCAGTCAGGAGGCCATATTTCCCCcagagctgcagctgacgTCAGCTTACGATGAGGAGAGCTTGCTGTTTCGCTCGGAGCGTGTTAGCTGGCATCGTCCCACCAcgttggagcagctgctgcagctgaaggcGGCGCATCCAGCGGCCAAGCTGGTAGTGGGCAACACAGAGATTGGCGTTGAGGTTAAATTCAAGCATTTTCTGTATCCTGTGCTCATAAATCCCACAAAAGTGCCCGAGCTGCTGGAGGTGCGTGAGACAGAGGAGAGCATATACTTTGGCGCCGCTGTCAGCTTGATGGACATAGATGCGCTGCTGCGTCAGCGCATAGAGGAGCTGCCGGAGGAGCAGACGCGTTTCTTTCAGTGCGCGGTGGACATGCTGCACTACTTTGCCGGCAAGCAAATACGCAATGTGGCCTGCCTGGGTGGCAATATCATGACGGGCAGTCCCATCTCTGATATGAATCCGGTGCTTAGCGCTGCGGGTGCGCAGCTGGAGTTGGCCAGTCTTGACGGCGGACGCCGCACTGTACACATGGGCAGCGGTTTCTTTACGGGCTATCGCCGCAATGTCGTGAAGCCGGAGGAGGTGCTGCTGGGCATACATTTCCAAAAGACGACGCCCAATCAGCATGTGGTGGCCTTTAAGCAGGCTCGTCGACGTGACGATGACATTGCCATTGTCAATGCCGCTATCAATGTGCGCTTTAAGCCGGACACGAACGTGGTGCAGTGCATCCAAATGGCATTTGGCGGCATGGCACCTACGACAGTGCTAGCGCCGCGCTCTTCGCAACTTATGAGGGACAAGCTCTGGAATCGTGAGCTGGTGGAGCAGGTGGCCAACAGTTTATGCGAGGAGCTGCCCTTGGATGCCAGTGCTCCAGGTGGTATGATTGCCTATCGACGTGCCTTGGTCATGAGCTTGTTCTTCAAGGCCTACTTGGCCATAAGTCGCAGGCTATGCGATGCGGGCATCCTCACGCCGGATGCAGTACCTAGCTCTGAGCGCAGTGGCGCCGATAGCTTCCACACGCCCGTATTGCGCTCCGCTCAGCTGTTTGAGCGCGTTTCCAGTGAGCAGCCCACTCATGATCCCATAGGCAAGCCCAAGGTGCATGCCTCAGCGCTGAAGCAGGCAACAGGTGAAGCCATCTACACCGATGACATACCACGCATGGATGGTGAACTCTATCTCGGCTTTGTGCTCAGCACACAGCCACGCGCTAAGATTATCAAGTTGGACCCTAGCGAGGCTTTGGCTCTGCCAGGCGTGCACGGTTTCTTCAGCGCACAGGATTTGACGGCGCATGAAAATGAAGTGGGTCCAGTTTTCCATGATGAGCACGTCTTTGCCGCCGGTGAGGTACACTGCATTGGTCAGGTTATAGGCACTATAGCGGCGGATAATCAGACGCTGGCTCAGCGTGCTGCGCGAATGGTGCGCGTGGAGTATGAGGCAGTGCAGCCAGTAGTGGTGACTATTGAGGAGGCTATTGAGCACAAATCCTACTTCCCCAACTACCCCATATACATCAACAAGGGAGACGTCACACAGGCTATGGCCGAGGCGGAGCTCAGCTATGAGGGCAGTTGCCGCATGGGCGGGCAGGAGCATTTCTATTTGGAGACGCATGCAGCGTTGGCTGTGCCACGCGACAGCGATGAACTGGAACTCTTCTGTTCCACACAGCATCCATCCGAAGTGCAGAAGCTGGTGGCCCATGTAATCTCCATACCCTCCCATCGCATTGTCTGTCGTGCCAAGCGTCTTGGTGGCGGCTTCGGTGGCAAGGAGTCTCGTGGCATTAGCGTTGCCCTGCCCGCTGCCTTGGCTGCCTATCGTCTGCGGCGTCCCGTGCGATGCATGCTGGATCGTGATGAGGATATGCTTATTACTGGCACTCGCCATCCGTTCCTCTTCAAGTATAAACTGGGCTTCACTCGCGAGGGTCTCATCACTGCCTGTGACATTGAGTGCTACAACAATGCCGGCTGGTCCATGGACTTGTCCTTCTCG GTACTGGAGCGCGCCATGTGCCACTTTGAGAACTGTTATCGCATTCCCAATGTGCGTGTGGGCGGTTGGGTATGCAAGACCAATTTGCCATCGAATACGGCTTTCCGTGGCTTTGGAGGACCGCAGGGCATGTTTGCCGGCGAGCATATTATACGAGATGTGGCGCGTATTGTGGGTCGTGATGTGCTGGATGTGATGCGTCTGAACTTTTACAAGACTGGCGACTACACGCACTACAATCAGCAGCTGGAGCACTTCCCTATTGAGCGTTGCCTGAAGGATTGCCTCAAGCAGTCGAGCTTTGAGCAGAAGCGTGCGGATGTGGCGTGTTTCAATCGTGAGAATCGCTGGCGCAAACGTGGTCTGGCTGTAGTGCCCACCAAGTTTGGTGTAGCCTTTGGCGTCATGCATCTAAACCAAGCGGGTGCGCTGATCAATGTATATGCAGATGGCTCCGTGCTTCTATCACATGGCGGTGTGGAGATTGGCCAGGGCTTGAATACAAAGATGATACAGTGTGCGGCGCGTGCTTTGGACATACCCATTGAACTCATACACATTTCGGAGACGGCCACAGACAAAGTGCCGAATACTTCACCCACAGCGGCCAGCGTGGGTTCGGATTTGAACGGCATGGCAGTGTTGGCGGCCTGCGAGAAGCTCAACAAACGCCTGGCGCCCATTAAGGAGGCACTGCCCAAAGGCACCTGGGCGGAGTGGATTAACAAGGCGTACTTTGATCGCGTTAGTCTGTCGGCCACGGGTTTCTATGCCATGCCAAACATAGGCTACCACCCGGAAACGAATCCCAATGCGCGCACCTATAACTATTTTACAAACGGTGTTGGCATTTCGCTGGTGGAGATTGACTGCCTCACGGGCGATCATCAGGTGCTTAGCATGGACATTGTTATGGACATTGGCTCTAGCATAAATCCGGCCATTGACATTGGGCAAATTGAGGGCGCCTTTATGCAGGGCTATGGTCTGTTTACGCTCGAGGAGCTCATGTATTCGCCACAGGGAATGCTCTACTCCCGCGGTCCGGGCATGTATAAGCTGCCCGGCTTCGCCGACATTCCTGGCGAGTTCAATGTCAGCTTGCTGACTGGTGCACCTAATCCTCGCGCTGTCTACTCCTCCAAG gcTGTGGGTGAACCTCCACTTTTCATAGGCTCTGCTGCATACTTTGCTATCAAGGaagccattgctgct